From the genome of Clavelina lepadiformis chromosome 2, kaClaLepa1.1, whole genome shotgun sequence:
TCAAAGCTTCAGGATCGATATCGCTAGAAATTTCGTTGAAGTTAAAGTGAAAGATAGCGACAACATTAATGTGTATAATGTAGTTGGCAAGTGAACCGTACTGTAACAGAATGTAAAAGATTTTTAGTAGAATGACATTTTGGTAAGCTTCAACCTGTTAATGGGAGATTTCTGTGCAGCGATGTAGgaatgtataggcctatactctATAAGTATCAAAGGGCGACGAAATCTTTTAACAGGAATTGTAAAGACGTGAGAAGCATCATTTAGCTGAGAATTCCCACGGGACGAGAGTCTGACAAGCAACAGTTGAACAAATGAACAACGGAACATGGTTTCCAATATCAATGACAAAGACGAAAAGAGATACATTTTTGATTACGCTGTTTGCAAAGATCGATGCGaagattttttaacaaaaaattcttttcttgTAATTTACTATGTGCTGTTTTTTTTCGCATTAATAGGTGACagataaataaagttaactcATACAGCTGTGAAATTTAAGTTGAACAGCACACCAACGGATAACTTACATATAGATATAACTTAGTATATAGGTCGGAATTCATAAATTCGATTTATatgtcaaagttcaaaatatgGTAAAGCTAATATAGGTTTGTTATAAACACATAACTTGCAGTAGCCTACTCTATACAACATATCTTGTCAAATGTTTTTGGCATATAAAGCATCACAGACAGTATAACTTCATAGTGCATAAATAAACGACAGGAATGAGAATTGCCTCTTCAAAAACCTTTCTTCTATCACCCAAAACGCAAACTGGCGCACCTCATATCGTAATAGGTTGTCGATATAAAACCAATTACCATTCAAAGCATGACATTTTGATACTTAAGCAACCGCGTAATTAAGCACAAGTATTCGcagttaaaaaataatcacCAGGAAAAACACACCGAATTGGAAACATACTTTTCAACTTAGAAAAAATTTGTCTGTGGGCCTTTATTTGATTCGAAAGTTATTCTAACTAAGATACCATAACATAGTGGCGTACCTACATATTATCAAACAAGTATATATAGAACTAACTTCTTTTCATCATGATAGAAATggtcaaataataaaaattcaagaataaaaaagattccgaaataatttaaaactcATTTTTAGGCGCGAAGCAGAACAGACAAAAACTGTCCAATGGACGAGTATACATGCATTTCTTTCCAATAAGGTCTGTTTTGTTGGGCAGCATACACAAacagtaaaagcaaaaaaaaggTTCGTCATCAAATAATCACACAGTAGCCTAATCAAAGTTGAGCTTTGGCTGTTCTTTGATGTTCATCTTGAGCTAAAGGTGCGAGCATCTCCTGATTTCTGTTGCCTGAATCAAATCTCCGGCCCTCAGAACTCTGTTTATATCCGTAGAAGATGTATATTGACAGACCTGTCACGAAAAGAAAACTCCCAGATTATGATATCGACCGTTGGGTTATGTCATCAGTACaactatatatttttattgtagcCTATACACACTGAGTTTACAATATGTATATAAACCTATTGCCATCCAAACAGCAAATCTGATCCACGTTCCAAAACTCAGTTCACACATCAAGTAAACGTTACAAATCACAGAAAGTATTGGCAGTATTGGAACTAAAGGGACCTTGGTAagattaaaaaagtaaaaattagcGAACTACCTGACCTTGTATAATGTAATAGAAAATAGACGAGTCCAAAGTTTTGAAATCAAACGTTACTGTACATAGATCATGACTAATGACACAGTTGTTTCAGTCTTACCGAAAAAGACAACTTTGTTTGAGATTGAGGTTGTCGCATTATTATTATAGTCGCACAAAGAATAACAAAGGCAACAATTGCGATTGCTGTTACGGCGGGTATATAAGGTATTTCAGAGAAATGAACGAGTATTCCACAAAGAATAAAAGACAGGCCACCTGAAAGAATTTAAGATATTGTCAGTTGATTGGTAAACaagttaaaatgttaaatttatattttgaaaagcaaCATAGGCTAACGGGTGagtagttttatttttaggtacattttatttcatctaaacagaaatgtttttcaattgtaaaaataaatgtagTATACTAGCTGTCAAGAGCGATTATATATCAACATACTCGTTTACCAATAACAACAATGCAGCAATAACTGATATTCCCGGATTGCTTTGTGGGAAGATTATTGCTTGGATTAAAACAACGAGAAACAAGTGATTGATCTTGACCATACTGTCTATTCATAAATGTATCATCATCTGCTTTATTTGCTGTTGGAACATCAGGTTGATATCTGAAAGTTCGTAAAATGTTTTCGCCAGTTATAATAACAAAAACGCGTTTATACATCAAAAGCAGAATAGTATCATTACAAGAATAAGTTCAAAATGCTCTAAATATTTGCATCAAAGCAATGAGCTGTCTTGTATTCTCTATATGTGCTTAACTAAATGTAGTCGTGATAGTTTTACTAcacttttgattttgtttccgTGTTGATCTAATTTCttgaatgaaattattacGGGTATTTTTAATTACGCTCATAATAACAATACCAGCAACGATTGTTCTTGAATTTGTAACCAGAAACGTTTAGAAGTTTAATTTGTCCTTTCTGTGAACGTGTTTATTACCTTAAAATCAAGACACATATAGCAACCAGGGTGTAAGCTAAAAGTGTTCCTATGGACATCATATCAACCAAATCTTCGAGGTCGAATAATAGGACCATGATTGCTGTAGAAATCAAAATAGTATTTTTTGAAGTTCGGTTTGTTGAGAAAAATTGTATTAAAATAAGAGCTTTGGAATGTCATCGATAGCTAACACATACAAAAGTTTTCTGTATTTCTATTAACCATAATcatgaaaacataaacattCCAAGCCGCTAAATTTCAAATTAccagaaaaaacaaataaccTCTTTTGAGACCGTCAGTTAAGTTAAAATCCTGCAGATGAATGGCCGGTAACTAACAACAAACCTGCAAGTAATCCTGATAGTATAGTTGCAATGAGCggagttttaaattttttgttaatgcGGGCAAGAAAGCGAAATATCAAACCGTCTTGTGCCATTGCATAAACAATTCGAGGCATGGGGAACAATCCACCCAGCAAACTGAAGGAAACAAATGGTATAACTCGAACAACAACTTTTACAGTTTTGAACTTTAATGCAAAGCCTTTGccattaaaacaaatattaggCTCATTCCTGCGTATTCATAAATAAATCACCATTTCTTCAATGAAAATGAGACAAGTTACTATGACTACAAGCAAAGTTTACCTAGATGACAAGGCACAGGTGGCTCCGATTGCTAGTGGTATTACAGCCCAGTTCCATTGAACCAAGCTAAAAGCATTGGGTAAAGGGGCTCCAACATCCATCATATAATAGGGAACCATTAAAGTTAGCACCACAGATATGCCAACATATGCAAAAAACACGATTAGCAGAGAAATAACAATGGACACAGGAATTGCTTTTTGAGGGTTTTTCACTTCTTCACCTATTAACATGTAGATAACTGTGTAAGcctatattttatatacaaTAACTGGCACTAtacaacaaaacacaaaagttaACATTGATCGGGACCGCaatagcaaacaaaaaattgtgatgCATTCAGTAACCTGTTGTAGCGATGATATCAAATCCAACAAACCCAAAAAAACAAGTGGCCGCGCCAGATGCCACGCCTGAAAACCCATAAGGAAGAAATCCACCATCCCCAAAACGTTTATGCTTCTCGTAAGTACCGTTTTGATATAACGAGCAATCTAATTCTGTTCGTAAACATATAGGTTGCAGAATCAAGCAATATTTCCTGTAGACAactttaaaaacgttttagtcCTGCTTATATACCTGTAACAGTTGTACTAACGTTGGGGGAACTTGTGGTTCGGGTATCTTTACTCAAAACACATCTGTTGGCAATACTGCAGCAAAACAGGTATTAAAATTAGcataagaaattaaaaatgcttATATAGTAGCTGAGTAGCTAAATTTAAGGCTCGTATGTGATGTAAAACAAGCCCTTAATAGCTGTATAGTCTACGACTCTACGTTATCTAATTACATTTATATTATTACTGTAAACGAATGTCTTCAGTTGACCGCCTCCAATTTTGCGGATCCGCCACAATTGAACCAGCAATGATAACGAACAGAATTACACAAATATTAACCATCGTAAACACTTTGCTGAACAAGGCAGATTCTTTGACCCCAAAACACAACACTCCTAAAGGAAAGACAAATCGTTTGATTATAGGCTCtttattttacacaaaacaGAACAACTACTTTAATTAACCAATAACCAATTAGCACCGTATTAGCCAATTAGCTTCAAACTTACCAAGGCTGTCACTTTTTCCcgcaaaaattttatgttcGAGGCAAACTTTGATAACCAAGTTTCAAATTTATCACATTAAATTAACCCTAACTGAACTCTATCTTTTAACCTACAATCCTATAACCACAACTAAATCTTAAAtaaccaaaattttgaataaaccAAATTGTTCTTAACAACGGGCCGTGttaattttgctgaaatataTATGCAATTAACAAATTACACGTTGCGTAAAGTTTCCATTTTAGCAAACATAACCGTAATCTAGAAAGTTCTCATATGGATCAAACTTTCTCATGATTATTGTTTTCAGGTTGATAAAATAAAGAGATATGTAGCGATAAAATGATTGTCTATTTAATTTTACCTGTTAGGACAAGTATTacagcaaaagcaaaaaaatctgGATATTCAGCAAAACCCGGCAAATCCATTTTTAAATAAGTCAAGCTAAATTTTCGAAATTTTCCTCCAAGTAGGGCATCtacattttcactccaagcACGAGCAACGCTTGACGTACCTGGTAAAAAtcaaattgtttcaaaataattgtgTTTCACATGTTTCACCGTATACATTGACAAGACAAGCTTAAAAAGTGTATATTACCAGTTGAATACTAGTGTGATACTTGGCTGGCATTTTGAGTTTTCTCGTTGTAAGCTAATATGTGTTTTTTTGCATCAATTTGCtataaacaataaagaaagaaCTGCAGGCGGCAAATTTTACCTATTACGTATTCCAAAATAAGGTTCCATCCGATAATAAAAGCCCATATTTCACCAACTGTTACGTAACTATAAACATACGCTGAACCAGCTTTAGGTACACGTGCTCCGAATTCGGCGTAGCAAAGGCCTGAAATATAAAATAGGCATAAACCACTTTGTGAATTACATCGGTCCATGATGATTACAATAAATAGCTCAAGCATCGTTTTGACACATCGAAAAAAGGTAAAGGCTACCAACAGTGTAGCATACGGAGCCCAACCTGTTATGAATTATTTTACCTGCCATGACACTTGCAACAGCTGCGACGAAGAATGAAAGTACAATGGCGGGACCTGTTTTGTCTCTCGCTACAGAACCCGTCAGGACATAGACACCGGCACCTATAGGTCACAGAAATACATGTAAAGTAACTTCAACTTAACCTCTCAAAACCGAAATAATTCAGTATTCTTACCTAAAGTACTGCCAACACCCAAAGCGACAAGGTCTGTCGTAGTGAGACATCTTGCCAGTTCAGTCTGTAAAGATTCTTTCGCCGCGTCCAGAAATGTTTTCTTTCTCATGAGATGCCGAAGCACTCTATTTAATGCTGGCATGTTGATTTGTTATACGTAGTTGCTTgtggtttgtttattgatcTGACGTTAGCAACAGCAAAGTAAATGCAATAATGTACTGTATAGTTTCATGCAAGAAAAATTTCCTAAACCTGGTGCACAAAAAAAGCAGCCAAAGTAGGTTTCGGATTTTATCGAAAAGATTTGTTGAGCTAAAAATAGGTATTTTTGCCATTGATGAAACTCGCCATAAAACCAAAAAGTTAAAGGGTCATGAATGTGCCGCAAAAATATGTCGTAATTAAGTTAAATACCGGTTGTCAgccaaaaaaaactaataaatGTTCGTATTGGAGGCTGGAACCAACTGCGCTTGCAAAAAACACATCGAGTCATCACTCATCAGTTATCTGCCTTTCTTATATGAAGCTGCGCATTCGTAGTCAAAAAAAGATCGTGGCTTAAGCTATGAATAAGTAAACTTAAAAAAACGAACCGAAAAGTCAACCCACAAAAGTTTATTGTATATTATTTGTATTGAATAACATAAagccattttgcaaaaagcatACACTCTGAAGACTATTAATATGTAGCCTACAGTCTGGGTTTGCTATAactcagtggttctcaaagtttttttccgaTTCCTCCCTTACCAACCAAAACACCGTCAATTCCTCCCCcccaaaaaatcaaaaaaaataatttcaaaaattttacactacctGAATATTGTCCCTGGATGATGTCTTTTGAAGATTTATCTCaggaataaaattcaaaattgcaaaagcacGCTCTcacaaaataaccaaacaaatttacaaacaaatcgtTGCTCATTGTTAGTGAGAACCGTGAGCCTCATGTTGAgaagttaataaagaaaatcgagGAGAAAAGCGTGTGAGTTTTGCTCGAAGGTCTCCGCAAATATCGTGTGTTCCTCTTTTTTTCATAACTAGCTTACTAGCTAGTTCTATAAGTACCTTACTAAcaataaagagaaaacaatagccattatgAACCAAACAGACACGTTTATAACGTCAGTCACTGCAGTTAAGGAGCTTGTCCTCGCGCACTATTGTAGACATCTAAACAACCTCTTCGAGAGGATTTTTTTGTTacacataaaattaaaaatttaaagtttttttcatataCAGTTTTTCCTCCCCAAATCCTCCCTAGAGAAAATTTCCTCCctggaattaaaaattcccCCTTTAGTGAGCCAAGTGGCCCGGTTTGAGAAGCACTGCTATAACTAATAGTTACCATATTGTATAAGTACAGATGAATTTTTGTACGATtctttttaaaagcttttggCAAAATCGCAATCGCGTTTTTATcgacaatatttttattgaaaggaAAATTATACGTTATTTCGAGAAAAAGATTGTTTTTCGTCCGATATCGGTCAAAGTCACTCTTTGCACGAGCtgattttttattatataGAAATAGTTGTTAATATAGACTTAGTCTTATTCTTGCTGTTACGGTAAAGTTGTGATGAGCCAAATCACTACTAACCTCAACATAAGTTATATTATACTTGCAGTTCTACTACCTAcacaaataaaagaaataaagaatcgacaaagcaataaataagtaaaagaCCCGGCCACAACAAGCAAGGTAACCAAATGCTCGAGAAGAAGAAATCAGTAATTGGGCAAGGAAGACCACAAATTATCACATACTTCCCCTctagttaaaaaattacatgGGAAGGGGGTAACATCACCAAAACAAACACATCGgattaaaaaataatgtaacAATTTCATCcaagatataaaatataaactacAGCATAGATGGTATTAAGCAAGGAGTCTTGCGAGTTAATAAACACTTAAAAGTACGGAATCGCCGTATCTATCTACAGGATTTCTAAAGTGTGTTGACCTCCACAAGTCATCCATAGgttgggttagggttagggttagaccAGCGGTCCCCAAACTTTTCTAAGAATTTTACCTGGTGGACCCTTTGCagttattttgatatttcgcggccctataaaaatcaaagaatgctaaaggaaaaatgcaaaaaccacacctatgaaagaaaaagcaaaaactatcAAATACGGTAAGCGTTTAATGGGATGGGTGCACTTGTTTTGCCGCAATTAACTCATCaatgtttggtttggttttggatAGCGCAACTCTCATGTCGTGTACTACATCCACCCTCTGAAAGtgctttaaagctttaaagacTAATTCTCATTGCGGACCCTCTGAAAGTGCTTTACGGATCCCAGTTGATCCGcggaccccagtttgggaaccgctttGTTAGACGATGTTGGTTAAGTAGATAGTCTTTCATTCGAATAAACAGCATTTTCATTGACTTTAATATCTCGTTCGTTACCACCAGTAACAACAACCACAATAATATCATGGTTAATAATATCACTATTGCTAACACCACAATCAGGTACATCATTGTTTTCTGGCTAGAGCAACTTATCGTGTACAACGTTTTCGATAGCACCAACAGAAGAAACCATTTGCTTAGTCGGTGTAAGATCTCTTATGGAGACAGTGGTTTCTCTACCCGACGGGAAACGTACTGTTGCATAGGAATTAGGAGTTCCGTGAACCATGTAAAACTCTTCTACCAAAAGATCATGTTTACTAGATCGATTTTGAAAGCGAACAAAAACTGGACCAAGAGAACTTACCGTTACCACGAAGGTACGGACACTCCGAAGGTAGACCGCCTTTTATAATTAAACACACGCTCATGAGGTATTTCATTGGTCGCAGTGCATAGGAGTAAGCGAATGGAATGCAGTGCGTCAGGTAAAACACTTTCCCAGCATTGAGAAATTTTTATGTTGCGAGATTTTTCTGCAAGCTTGACTGCTGACCAAATCAGATTATCGTAACGCTGACACTGCCCATTTTCTCGTGGTTGTAAGCAGACATTTTGCTGCATGTAATATCGCAGTTGAATAAATAATTTGTTAGTTCTTGAGACATAAAAGCAGAATCTCTATCAGAATGAATACGAGCTGGCATATCAAATATGGCAAACAATCGTTTCAGACAGTTCGTTATGCTTTTAGCATCAGTCTTTGCACATCATCAACAGTTAATATATAACACTTTTTAGTCATAGTTCGAAGAGGGCCTTTAAAGTCTGTACAAAAACGTTCGAAAGGTCGAGTAGCGTGTGTGCAACTCGGGGTATGAGGGGTTTGCGGGGTTCATATCAATTCCAGATAGAAAATTGGGGACAAAGAATCGCCTGCCCGTAAGATCGACTCATCGAATATTGAGAGATTATTCTGTCGTAACACCTTGACATTCTGTCTTTCACGTTAATTTGACACGCCTTCTGACAAGTAACATTCTAGAACAAACGCTATCTCTTCATAAAAGCATATACTATAATTCATAGCTAGGGAGTTGAAACTTTCAAAGCTTTCAGTTTGAAAAGGGTAAAAAGCTGATCATAAAATGGCTCAAATAGCTCCGAAGAAGGTATAAGTCAGTCTTAATTTCTTATATCCTTACGTTTTACAAAATGCCTAAGTCATCTTGCACAATCGCAAATGTGATTTTAAATCGGAACATGATGCTGTGTGGTCTGTGTAGTAACTTCCTCTTGAAACAACAAGTTACTTGCACGTTTATTTAACTTTACCAATTGAGCTAAAGCATCTCAACATTTTGCTATATGGAAAACGTTCGAGTGGTTTTAGTTGCTACAACCGgatctttttgttttagagTTTCAATTGTGACcagtttgttttgcaattacGTATGCACACCGGCTCGTACTGTAATATGTTCCTCAGATTACATAAGTGATAGGTAAGCTCTGAGTATtgtataattttcttttttctgatAATGGATTGCATAAGCAAGTAACTTACATGTGATTAGGCCTATAAATTTATAACTTATTCGCACAACACAAATCATATATGTTTTGTGTGTGTTAGTCGTCTGCTTGTGGTTAGCTCCTTCCGAAAAGGAAACGGAAATAACTCATACGTCCTTCTGTTGCAGTCAAATATCTAATAGGAATTGCAACAGATTCTGAATTCTCCGACTCTCGTACATTTGAATCtttcataaagtttatttttagtgGTCCTAGAAGGCGCTTTCATGCTGACGTTGACTGGGTTTGTCAAAAACCTACGAAAAATACTCCCTCAAAGAGCAGCACACGGAAATATAAATGCAACAGCTATAGGCCGTAGCTGCATTGTgaaattttaacacaaaaatttttaagcgcaactactttttagaacataccACGCGACAAGTGTCAGTCAACGTGGCctaatgattaattatattgaaAAAGGTTTTACTGTTTTGGTGAGCGCCACAAAATCCTTCAAGTGTCTACTCGCTCTGATAAAAGCCACAAAATGTATGcgttgattttttgtttgcaacaaaaacaaacatttgctgAGCATTCCCAGCAAGGCGTTATTTTGTTAGTAATACGAAATCAAAGTTTGGAAGCTGTTTGAATAAACTCGAACGTTTACCATCTTAAAGAAACCTAAAGTAAAAGCAAACAGAGCATCGCAGAAGTATCCGGACACTTTCAATCATCGACTGCAGCACCTAAAAGCAggtaaaattacattttgggAGTCTTTATGCAGacaacacttaatgcaactatcTGCAATAAATATAGTAGAGGTTATTTTCTTATACAGGTTATCCTGCAGTAGACTAGAATTTTTACAAGTGTCATAAATCTGAGTCATGTGGATGTGACTCAAGCCACTTATAAATGCTTCAAACGCTTCctgattttgtaaaaatgcttttgaatGTCTGAGATGccaattttatttacattagGCCTACGCGTTCATTGTGCTTGCAATTGTTCAAAAACTGATATTATATGTCCATGTATATCTATACTTCCAGCAGATAACTTTAAAAGTAAATGCGTTACTGGGCTGCTGGTTACAAATCGGCAATATTATCGTGCCACTTTGAATGATGTTACTAAAACGAACG
Proteins encoded in this window:
- the LOC143447009 gene encoding high affinity cationic amino acid transporter 1-like; the encoded protein is MPALNRVLRHLMRKKTFLDAAKESLQTELARCLTTTDLVALGVGSTLGAGVYVLTGSVARDKTGPAIVLSFFVAAVASVMAGLCYAEFGARVPKAGSAYVYSYVTVGEIWAFIIGWNLILEYVIGTSSVARAWSENVDALLGGKFRKFSLTYLKMDLPGFAEYPDFFAFAVILVLTGVLCFGVKESALFSKVFTMVNICVILFVIIAGSIVADPQNWRRSTEDIRLHIANRCVLSKDTRTTSSPNVSTTVTELDCSLYQNGTYEKHKRFGDGGFLPYGFSGVASGAATCFFGFVGFDIIATTGEEVKNPQKAIPVSIVISLLIVFFAYVGISVVLTLMVPYYMMDVGAPLPNAFSLVQWNWAVIPLAIGATCALSSSLLGGLFPMPRIVYAMAQDGLIFRFLARINKKFKTPLIATILSGLLAAIMVLLFDLEDLVDMMSIGTLLAYTLVAICVLILRYQPDVPTANKADDDTFMNRQYGQDQSLVSRCFNPSNNLPTKQSGNISYCCIVVIGGLSFILCGILVHFSEIPYIPAVTAIAIVAFVILCATIIIMRQPQSQTKLSFSVPLVPILPILSVICNVYLMCELSFGTWIRFAVWMAIGLSIYIFYGYKQSSEGRRFDSGNRNQEMLAPLAQDEHQRTAKAQL